From Piscinibacter gummiphilus:
ACGCGGATGTTCTTGAAGTTGGGGTTGAGGCGGTGGAAGACGTCGCGCGCGGCGACCTCCATCGCGTCGTCGTCGAGCGTGCGGAATCGCGTGAGCAGCTCGCGGCCAAGGAAGAGGTTGGCCACGCTGTCGAGGTTGTCGGCGAGTGCGAGCGTCTGGTAGATCGTCTCGATGCCGAGGGCCTGCGAGTCGGCGGGGGTGTCGATCTTCGCGGGCTGGCCGTTGACGAGGATCTCGCCGCTGTCGATCGGGAAGGCGCCCGCGAGCATCTTCATCAGCGTCGACTTGCCGGCGCCGTTGTGGCCGAGCACGGCCACCACTTCGCCGGGGTAGACGCTCAGGCTCACACCTTCGACGGCCCGCACGCCGAAGAAGGCCTTGTGGATGTTCTTCAGCTCCACCAGAGGCGCAGTCATGGGCATGGGGGTGTTCATGTCAGACGCTCCCCGGTCCAGCGACGGTAGAGCACGTCGAACACCACCGCGACGATCAGCACCTGGCCGATGATGACCATGCGCTGGCCGATGCCCACGTCGAGCAGCAAGAGGCCGCTCTCGAGGAACTGGATGATGAGCGCGCCCAACACCGAGCCGAGCACGGTGCCGCTGCCGCCCGACAGCGCCACGCCGCCGATCACCGCCGCGGCAATGACGTAAAGCTCCATGTTCGTGCCGAGCGAGTTCGTGCCGGCGTTGAGGCGGGCGACGGAGACCACCGAGGCGATCGTCACCAGCACCGCCAGCAGCAGGAAGAGCATCAGCATCACCCGCTTCACCGGAATGCCGACGAGCAGCGCCGCCTCGGGGTTGCCGCCGATGGCGTAGACGTAGCGGCCGAAGCGCGTGCGCCGCACGATGAAGGCCATGCCCATCACGACCACGCCCCAGA
This genomic window contains:
- a CDS encoding ATP-binding cassette domain-containing protein — encoded protein: MNTPMPMTAPLVELKNIHKAFFGVRAVEGVSLSVYPGEVVAVLGHNGAGKSTLMKMLAGAFPIDSGEILVNGQPAKIDTPADSQALGIETIYQTLALADNLDSVANLFLGRELLTRFRTLDDDAMEVAARDVFHRLNPNFKNIRVPVRSLSGGQRQVVAISRALYFNARVLIMDEPCAALGPEETRMVHELVKKLKAQGVGIFLITHDMPDVFGLSDRLTVMKNGRTVGTYKTAEVTEDEVLGMIIGGKPLPGRPSSPPQSP